From Paraburkholderia sabiae, a single genomic window includes:
- the fliH gene encoding flagellar assembly protein FliH, which yields MHMSDHDSTRKESLSAYQRWEMASFDPVPEPEPEEIDDGAFEAELQRLRDAAHAQGVASGHVAGQALGYQAGYEQGRAQGFEQGQAEARAEASQLAALAETFKAALDNAQHELSETIVALALDIAQQVVRQHVQHDPTALIAAAREVMATEPALVGAPALIVSPADLPVVEAYLLEELQTRGWNVRTDPAIERGGCRAVSTTGEVDAGIATRWERVTAALGKASTW from the coding sequence ATGCATATGTCTGACCACGACTCCACGCGCAAGGAAAGCCTCTCGGCCTACCAGCGCTGGGAGATGGCCTCGTTCGACCCGGTGCCGGAACCCGAGCCCGAAGAAATCGACGACGGCGCGTTCGAAGCGGAACTGCAGCGCCTGCGCGACGCCGCGCACGCGCAAGGTGTCGCGTCCGGCCACGTGGCCGGCCAGGCGCTCGGCTATCAGGCCGGTTACGAGCAGGGCCGCGCACAAGGTTTCGAGCAGGGTCAGGCGGAAGCGCGCGCGGAAGCCTCGCAGCTCGCCGCACTCGCCGAAACGTTCAAGGCCGCGCTCGACAACGCGCAGCACGAACTGTCGGAAACGATCGTCGCGCTCGCGCTCGACATCGCGCAACAAGTCGTACGCCAGCACGTTCAACACGACCCGACGGCGCTCATCGCCGCCGCGCGTGAAGTGATGGCGACAGAACCGGCGCTGGTCGGCGCGCCTGCTCTGATCGTGAGTCCTGCCGATCTGCCCGTCGTCGAAGCGTATCTGCTGGAAGAACTGCAGACGCGTGGCTGGAACGTGCGCACCGACCCCGCGATCGAACGCGGCGGTTGCCGCGCCGTATCCACGACGGGCGAAGTAGACGCCGGCATCGCGACGCGCTGGGAGCGCGTCACCGCTGCACTCGGCAAGGCAAGCACATGGTAA